A genomic segment from Dietzia psychralcaliphila encodes:
- a CDS encoding 3-hydroxybutyryl-CoA dehydrogenase, whose protein sequence is MPTTREVAPGQGSITRVGVVGAGQMGAGIAEVCARAHVDVLVWESTRELASAGRSRILASLDRGVSSGKITGRERDQAALRLRFTTDLGDFADRQLVIEAIVEDVAAKTAVFRELDEVVTDPEAVLASNTSSIPIMKLGTCTAQPRRVIGMHFFNPVPVLPLVELVSTLETGEAVRERAQRFAEQVLGKQVVHSADRSGAVVNALLVPYLLSAVRMAESGFATPEDIDKAMVLGCAHPMGPLSLADLVGLDTVKAIADSMYTEFREPLYAPPPLLLRMVEAGRLGKKSGHGFYRYDVPRAATRTAR, encoded by the coding sequence ATGCCCACCACCCGCGAGGTAGCCCCCGGCCAGGGGTCGATCACCCGCGTGGGTGTGGTCGGTGCCGGACAGATGGGGGCGGGGATCGCCGAGGTGTGCGCCCGCGCCCACGTCGACGTGCTGGTGTGGGAATCCACCCGGGAACTCGCCTCGGCGGGCCGGTCCCGCATCCTGGCCTCACTCGACCGGGGGGTCTCCTCCGGGAAGATCACGGGACGCGAGCGGGATCAGGCCGCCCTGCGACTTCGGTTCACCACCGATCTCGGGGATTTCGCCGATCGGCAGTTGGTGATCGAGGCGATCGTCGAGGACGTGGCGGCCAAGACGGCCGTGTTCCGTGAACTCGACGAGGTGGTCACCGATCCGGAGGCGGTCCTGGCCTCCAACACCTCCTCCATCCCGATCATGAAGCTCGGCACGTGCACCGCGCAGCCCAGGCGCGTGATCGGCATGCACTTCTTCAACCCCGTCCCCGTGCTCCCGCTGGTCGAGCTGGTGAGCACCCTCGAGACGGGGGAGGCCGTCCGCGAGCGGGCGCAGCGGTTCGCCGAACAGGTCCTGGGCAAGCAGGTGGTGCACTCCGCGGACCGTTCGGGCGCGGTGGTCAACGCGCTTCTCGTGCCGTATCTGCTCTCGGCCGTCCGGATGGCCGAGTCCGGCTTCGCCACCCCGGAGGACATCGACAAGGCCATGGTGCTGGGATGCGCCCACCCGATGGGCCCGCTCTCGCTGGCCGACCTCGTGGGCCTGGACACCGTCAAGGCGATCGCCGACTCGATGTACACCGAGTTCCGGGAGCCGCTGTACGCACCGCCGCCCCTGCTGTTGCGCATGGTCGAGGCCGGGCGTCTGGGCAAGAAGAGCGGCCACGGTTTCTACCGCTACGACGTCCCCCGCGCGGCTACCCGCACCGCCCGCTGA
- the aceA gene encoding isocitrate lyase, translated as MSNVGKARTAAEIQQDWDTNPRWKGITRNYTAEQVAELQGTVVEEHTLARRGAEILWDKVNNKDFVNSLGALTGNQAVQQIRAGLEAVYLSGWQVAGDANLSGHTYPDQSLYPANSVPTVVRRINNALLRADEIARIEGDTSVENWLAPIVADAEAGFGGALNAYELQKAMIAAGAAGVHWEDQLASEKKCGHLGGKVLIPTNQHIRTLTSARLAADVANVPSVIIARTDAEAATLITSDVDERDRPFITGERTAEGFYNVKNGIEPCIERAKAYAPYSDLIWMETGTPDLEYAKKFAEAVKSEFPDQLLAYNCSPSFNWKANLDDETIAKFQKELGAMGFKFQFITLAGFHSLNYGMFDLAYGYARNQMSAFVELQEREFKAAEERGFTAVKHQREVGAGYFDRIATTVDPNTSTAALKGSTEEGQFH; from the coding sequence ATGTCGAACGTCGGCAAGGCACGTACCGCTGCAGAGATCCAGCAGGACTGGGACACCAACCCCCGCTGGAAGGGCATCACCCGCAACTACACGGCCGAGCAGGTCGCGGAGCTGCAGGGCACCGTCGTCGAGGAGCACACCCTCGCCCGTCGTGGCGCGGAGATCCTCTGGGACAAGGTCAACAACAAGGACTTCGTCAACTCCCTCGGCGCGCTCACCGGCAACCAGGCCGTGCAGCAGATCCGTGCCGGCCTCGAGGCCGTGTACCTCTCCGGCTGGCAGGTCGCCGGCGACGCCAACCTCTCGGGCCACACCTACCCGGACCAGTCGCTATACCCGGCCAACTCGGTCCCGACCGTCGTGCGCCGCATCAACAACGCGCTCCTGCGTGCCGACGAGATCGCCCGCATCGAGGGTGACACCTCGGTCGAGAACTGGCTCGCCCCGATCGTCGCGGACGCCGAGGCCGGCTTCGGTGGCGCCCTCAACGCCTACGAGCTGCAGAAGGCCATGATCGCCGCCGGCGCCGCCGGTGTGCACTGGGAGGACCAGCTCGCGTCGGAGAAGAAGTGCGGCCACCTCGGTGGCAAGGTGCTCATCCCGACCAACCAGCACATCCGCACCCTGACCTCGGCCCGTCTCGCGGCCGACGTCGCCAACGTCCCGTCGGTCATCATCGCGCGCACCGACGCCGAGGCCGCCACGCTCATCACCTCCGACGTGGACGAGCGTGACCGCCCGTTCATCACCGGCGAGCGCACCGCCGAGGGCTTCTACAACGTCAAGAACGGCATCGAGCCCTGCATCGAGCGCGCCAAGGCCTACGCCCCGTACTCCGACCTCATCTGGATGGAGACCGGCACCCCGGACCTCGAGTACGCCAAGAAGTTCGCCGAGGCCGTCAAGTCCGAGTTCCCGGACCAGCTCCTGGCCTACAACTGCTCGCCCTCCTTCAACTGGAAGGCGAACCTGGACGACGAGACCATCGCCAAGTTCCAGAAGGAGCTCGGCGCGATGGGCTTCAAGTTCCAGTTCATCACCCTGGCCGGCTTCCACTCGCTCAACTACGGCATGTTCGACCTGGCCTACGGCTACGCCCGCAACCAGATGAGCGCGTTCGTCGAGCTGCAGGAGCGCGAGTTCAAGGCCGCCGAGGAGCGTGGCTTCACCGCCGTCAAGCACCAGCGCGAGGTCGGCGCCGGGTACTTCGACCGCATCGCCACCACGGTCGACCCCAACACGTCCACCGCGGCGCTGAAGGGTTCCACCGAAGAGGGTCAGTTCCACTGA
- the ramB gene encoding acetate metabolism transcriptional regulator RamB, with protein MTANHMGARLRRLREEHGLTQAAFAETLGLSSSYLNQLEKDARPVTSRVLTRLSEEYGVDSTFFASDADTRLIAELTEALSDPQVSAGIPAGEVIDLVRAHPSLARAFAVLNQRYRNSADLLATLTESRNALSDEVDHFALAMPHEEVRDYFYQRQNYIDSLDIAAEELTTRIRMNRGDVRAELENRLSETHGVRVVRRVDLPDGLWHRFSAQDRRLDLSAHLTGGQQAFRVASELAFLEHHELLDELVADGAFSSPAASALAQRGLANYFAAAVLMPYQRFLDTAEDFRYDVERLMTFYATGYETVCHRLSTLQRPGASGVPFSFVRVDRAGNMSKRQSASGVHFTTSGGTCPLWNVYETFSFPGKIMRQVAELPDGRLHLWVSRTVTTRPMRFGQPRKTFAIGLGCEARHAHRTVYAQGLDLADADAATKIGSGCRMCERPACPQRAFPPLNRTLKVDAHRSALSPYLLDEPHSPGVSPALP; from the coding sequence ATGACCGCCAACCACATGGGTGCTCGCCTGCGCCGCCTGCGCGAGGAGCACGGCCTCACCCAGGCCGCCTTCGCCGAGACGCTGGGCCTGTCGTCCAGCTATCTCAACCAGCTCGAGAAGGACGCACGCCCGGTCACCTCCCGGGTCCTGACCCGACTGTCCGAGGAGTACGGCGTCGACTCGACCTTCTTCGCCTCCGACGCCGACACCCGCCTGATCGCGGAGCTCACCGAGGCCCTGTCCGACCCCCAGGTGTCCGCCGGGATCCCCGCGGGGGAGGTGATCGACCTGGTCCGTGCCCACCCGTCTCTGGCGCGGGCCTTCGCCGTGTTGAACCAGCGCTACCGCAACTCCGCGGATCTGCTGGCGACGCTCACCGAGAGCCGCAACGCCCTGTCCGACGAGGTGGACCACTTCGCGCTGGCCATGCCGCACGAGGAGGTGCGCGACTACTTCTACCAGCGCCAGAACTACATCGACTCCCTGGACATCGCGGCCGAGGAGCTCACCACCCGCATCCGCATGAACCGCGGTGACGTCCGGGCCGAGCTCGAGAACCGGCTCTCCGAGACCCACGGGGTGCGCGTGGTGCGCCGCGTGGACCTGCCCGACGGGTTGTGGCACCGCTTCTCCGCCCAGGACCGCCGGCTCGACCTGTCTGCGCACCTGACCGGCGGGCAGCAGGCCTTCCGGGTGGCCTCGGAGCTGGCCTTCCTCGAGCACCACGAGCTACTCGACGAACTCGTGGCCGACGGCGCCTTCAGCTCCCCCGCCGCCAGCGCCCTGGCCCAGCGCGGACTGGCCAACTACTTCGCGGCCGCCGTGCTCATGCCCTACCAGCGCTTCCTCGACACCGCCGAGGACTTCCGCTATGACGTCGAACGGCTGATGACCTTCTACGCGACCGGCTACGAGACCGTGTGCCATCGCCTGTCCACGCTCCAGCGCCCGGGTGCCTCCGGGGTGCCCTTCAGCTTCGTCCGCGTCGACCGCGCGGGGAACATGTCCAAGCGGCAGTCGGCGTCCGGAGTCCACTTCACCACCTCGGGCGGCACCTGCCCGCTGTGGAACGTCTACGAGACCTTCTCGTTCCCCGGCAAGATCATGCGTCAGGTCGCGGAGCTGCCCGACGGACGCCTGCACCTGTGGGTCTCGCGGACCGTGACCACCCGGCCCATGCGCTTCGGTCAACCACGCAAGACGTTCGCGATCGGCCTGGGCTGCGAGGCCCGCCACGCCCACCGCACCGTCTACGCGCAGGGGTTGGACCTCGCCGACGCCGACGCCGCCACCAAGATCGGGTCCGGGTGCCGCATGTGCGAGCGTCCCGCCTGCCCGCAGCGCGCCTTCCCGCCGCTGAACAGGACGCTCAAGGTGGACGCCCACCGCTCGGCGCTCTCGCCCTACCTGCTCGACGAACCCCACTCCCCGGGCGTCTCGCCTGCCCTACCCTGA
- a CDS encoding carboxymuconolactone decarboxylase family protein has product MSQPHSSSDSTPRDPVPPRIRPGGFRELGPVGWAVNRLGARVTGSRDVHLFATLGHARRLFPAWLAYSGMMMPFGVLDRRTTELVILRVAHLRGSVYERAHHERIGARVGLDDDEIARTLQDPATAGWTDRLEAVLCSVDELVRTKDIADDTWAALAAHLTESELVGFVQLVAQYDGLATSLHTLRIQPDQPR; this is encoded by the coding sequence ATGAGCCAGCCGCACAGCAGCAGCGACAGCACCCCTCGGGACCCGGTACCGCCCCGCATCCGGCCCGGCGGGTTCCGTGAGCTCGGACCGGTGGGCTGGGCCGTCAACCGCCTCGGCGCCCGCGTCACCGGCAGCCGCGACGTGCACCTGTTCGCCACGCTCGGCCACGCCCGTCGACTGTTCCCGGCGTGGTTGGCCTACTCCGGAATGATGATGCCGTTCGGCGTCCTGGACCGCCGGACCACCGAGCTGGTGATCCTGCGTGTGGCCCACCTGCGGGGCAGTGTGTACGAACGGGCCCACCACGAGCGGATCGGCGCGAGGGTCGGACTCGACGACGACGAGATCGCCCGGACCCTCCAGGACCCCGCCACCGCCGGGTGGACGGATCGGCTCGAGGCCGTGCTGTGCTCGGTCGACGAGCTGGTGCGGACCAAGGACATCGCGGACGACACGTGGGCGGCGTTGGCCGCCCACCTCACCGAGTCGGAGCTCGTGGGCTTCGTGCAGCTGGTGGCCCAGTACGACGGCCTGGCCACCTCCCTGCACACCCTGCGGATCCAACCCGACCAGCCCCGCTGA
- a CDS encoding glycoside hydrolase family 65 protein has product MNPVPPGRGPVHDTIGQSVPGNIRTTYGVNLRSHLEVPEINRSTHPADPWRWVETNPKASPLGVSETQFAVANGYLGMRGNPEEGRDSHTHGTYVNGFHETWHILHAEDAFGLAREGQTMVDVPDTKTIRVYVDDEPLRVSEADLEHYERSIDFRDGILRRELVWRTPAGKKVVIRTTRMVSMVEKHLAVMTYEIELPEETAPVVISSQVLNRQDGEDEYHSAEVVPEGFDPRRSDGLEHRVLEPKVSEGQRGYHVHGYRCANSGMTIAVAVDHEVETEDEVDMSVEVDDDASKVIYHAHVTPGRVLKLTKLAAYHTSERVPAGELADRCARTLSRARDRGLDELHRTQRDWYDHFWHRGDVEVDGPAETQQAIRFNLFQLAQASARAETNGIPAKGVTGSGYSGHYFWDTETYVLPFLTYTMPRFARNALRFRYSMLDKARERARFLSVNGALYPWRTINGEEASAYYEAGTAQYHINADIAHAMVKYLWATEDQEFMIREGVDVLVETARMWVSLGFFADDGCFNIHGVTGPDEYTTVVDNNLFTNAMARFNLVAATIACKRIAELGDGRWAGICRRLKIDDSEIAEWRRAAENMVIAYDETLGVHPQDQDFLAKEVWDQDLEHPRRPLLLHFHPLVIYRHQVLKQADVVLAMFLRGDEFTEEQKRANFEYYDPLTTGDSTLSAVVQSIIAAEIGYCDEAFEHFSKALVVDLADVHGNAAHGIHVASAGGVWSALVSGFGGMRDYRGVISFDPRVPAEWGALTFRLTVRGTHVRVRCTHTEITIVNLNGADFACTVQGQPVTVPAGQTLTLGLDERARACLSRAERSASES; this is encoded by the coding sequence ATGAACCCGGTCCCCCCCGGGCGCGGCCCGGTCCACGACACCATCGGACAGTCCGTCCCCGGCAACATCCGCACGACGTACGGCGTCAACCTCCGCAGCCACCTCGAGGTGCCGGAGATCAACCGCTCCACGCACCCCGCGGACCCGTGGCGCTGGGTGGAGACCAACCCCAAGGCCTCCCCGCTGGGGGTCTCCGAGACGCAGTTCGCCGTGGCCAACGGCTACCTGGGCATGCGCGGCAATCCGGAGGAGGGCCGCGACTCCCACACGCACGGCACCTACGTCAACGGATTCCACGAGACCTGGCACATCCTGCACGCCGAGGACGCGTTCGGGCTGGCGCGCGAGGGCCAGACGATGGTCGACGTCCCCGACACCAAGACGATCCGCGTGTACGTGGACGACGAGCCACTCCGGGTGAGCGAGGCCGACCTGGAGCACTACGAACGCAGCATCGACTTCCGCGACGGCATCCTGCGTCGCGAGCTGGTCTGGCGCACGCCGGCCGGCAAGAAGGTGGTCATCCGCACCACCCGCATGGTCTCCATGGTGGAGAAGCACCTCGCGGTGATGACCTACGAGATCGAACTGCCCGAGGAGACCGCGCCGGTGGTGATCTCCTCGCAGGTGCTCAACCGGCAGGACGGCGAGGACGAGTACCACTCCGCCGAGGTCGTGCCCGAGGGCTTCGACCCGCGGCGCTCGGACGGGTTGGAACACCGTGTGCTCGAGCCGAAGGTCTCCGAGGGGCAGCGTGGCTACCACGTGCACGGCTACCGCTGTGCCAACTCCGGGATGACGATCGCCGTGGCCGTGGACCACGAAGTCGAGACCGAGGACGAGGTCGACATGAGCGTGGAGGTCGACGACGACGCGTCCAAGGTCATCTACCACGCCCACGTCACCCCGGGCCGTGTGCTCAAGTTGACCAAATTGGCGGCCTACCACACCTCCGAGAGGGTTCCGGCGGGCGAGCTGGCCGACCGGTGCGCGCGCACCCTGTCCCGCGCACGCGACCGCGGTCTGGACGAGCTGCACCGCACGCAGCGTGACTGGTACGACCACTTCTGGCACCGTGGGGACGTCGAGGTGGACGGCCCGGCCGAGACCCAACAGGCCATCCGGTTCAACCTGTTCCAGCTGGCCCAGGCCTCCGCCCGCGCCGAGACCAACGGGATCCCCGCCAAGGGTGTCACCGGCAGCGGCTACTCCGGTCACTACTTCTGGGACACCGAGACCTACGTCCTGCCGTTCCTGACCTACACGATGCCGCGGTTCGCCCGGAACGCCCTGCGCTTCCGGTACTCGATGCTCGACAAGGCCCGCGAGCGCGCACGCTTCCTGTCCGTGAACGGCGCGCTGTACCCGTGGCGCACGATCAACGGCGAGGAGGCCTCCGCCTACTACGAGGCCGGCACCGCGCAGTACCACATCAACGCCGACATCGCGCACGCCATGGTCAAGTACCTGTGGGCCACCGAGGACCAGGAGTTCATGATCCGCGAGGGCGTGGACGTGCTGGTCGAGACCGCGCGGATGTGGGTCTCGCTCGGGTTCTTCGCCGACGACGGCTGCTTCAACATCCACGGCGTCACCGGGCCCGACGAGTACACCACCGTGGTGGACAACAACCTGTTCACCAACGCCATGGCGCGGTTCAACCTGGTGGCCGCGACCATCGCCTGCAAGCGCATCGCCGAACTGGGTGACGGCCGGTGGGCGGGGATCTGTCGGCGCCTGAAGATCGACGACAGCGAGATCGCCGAGTGGCGGCGAGCCGCCGAGAACATGGTGATCGCGTACGACGAGACGCTGGGGGTGCATCCCCAGGACCAGGACTTCCTGGCCAAGGAGGTCTGGGACCAGGACCTGGAGCACCCGCGCCGACCGCTCCTCCTGCACTTCCACCCGCTGGTGATCTACCGGCATCAGGTGCTCAAGCAGGCCGACGTGGTGCTGGCGATGTTCCTGCGCGGTGACGAGTTCACCGAGGAGCAGAAACGGGCCAACTTCGAGTACTACGACCCGCTCACCACCGGTGACTCAACCCTCTCGGCGGTCGTGCAGTCGATCATCGCCGCCGAGATCGGGTACTGCGACGAGGCGTTCGAGCACTTCTCCAAGGCGCTCGTGGTGGACCTGGCGGACGTACACGGCAACGCCGCCCACGGGATCCACGTGGCCTCCGCGGGTGGCGTCTGGTCGGCGCTCGTGAGCGGGTTCGGCGGGATGCGCGACTACCGGGGCGTGATCTCGTTCGACCCCCGGGTGCCCGCCGAGTGGGGCGCGCTGACGTTCCGGCTGACCGTGCGCGGCACGCACGTGCGGGTCCGGTGCACCCACACCGAGATCACGATCGTCAACCTCAACGGTGCGGACTTCGCGTGCACCGTGCAGGGGCAGCCGGTGACGGTGCCCGCCGGCCAGACCCTGACGCTGGGGCTGGACGAGCGGGCCCGCGCCTGCCTGTCCCGCGCCGAGCGCTCCGCGTCGGAGAGCTGA
- a CDS encoding HAD family hydrolase: protein MDHDGIDAVLFDLDGVITPTAEKHMQAWNRMFSAYFADRGIDPYSDEDYFRYIDGKPRVEGIASMLAARGITLPEGDDDDAADADTITGLGLRKNVIFRELLDEGIEAYPGSVAYLDALDAAGIASCVVSSSKNATAVLEAAGLRDRFEIVVDGLVALAEGIPGKPRPDTYLRGAELLGVPAERCVVIEDAVSGVQAGAAGGFAHVIGVDRGAGRDVLLREGADLVVVDLAELIPGLTGARS from the coding sequence ATGGACCATGACGGCATTGATGCCGTGCTCTTCGACCTCGACGGGGTCATCACCCCGACGGCGGAGAAGCACATGCAGGCGTGGAACCGGATGTTCTCCGCGTACTTCGCCGACCGCGGGATCGACCCGTACTCGGACGAGGACTATTTCCGCTACATCGACGGCAAACCGCGGGTGGAGGGCATCGCGTCGATGCTCGCCGCGCGCGGCATCACCCTGCCCGAGGGCGACGACGACGACGCGGCCGACGCGGACACGATCACCGGTCTGGGTCTGCGCAAGAACGTCATCTTCCGTGAGCTGCTCGACGAGGGGATCGAGGCCTACCCGGGGTCGGTCGCCTACCTCGACGCCCTCGACGCCGCCGGGATCGCCTCCTGCGTGGTCTCCAGCTCCAAGAACGCCACCGCGGTGCTCGAGGCGGCGGGACTGCGGGACCGCTTCGAGATCGTCGTCGACGGACTGGTGGCGCTTGCCGAGGGCATTCCCGGCAAGCCCCGGCCCGACACGTACCTGCGGGGTGCCGAACTGCTTGGCGTGCCCGCGGAGCGCTGCGTGGTGATCGAGGACGCCGTCTCGGGCGTGCAGGCCGGTGCCGCCGGCGGGTTCGCGCATGTCATCGGCGTGGACCGCGGCGCGGGCCGTGACGTTCTGCTCCGGGAGGGTGCCGACCTCGTCGTCGTCGACCTGGCCGAGCTGATCCCCGGACTGACGGGGGCACGGTCATGA
- the lpdA gene encoding dihydrolipoyl dehydrogenase: protein MADTHYDLIVLGAGPGGYVAAIRASQLGLKVAVIEEKYWGGVCLNVGCIPSKALLRNAELANTVLRDAKTFGISGDVSFDYGVAHDRSRKVSDNIVKGVHFLMKKNKITEIDGFGKFTDDKTIDVDGTSYTFDNCIIATGSVVKTLPGIELSENVVDYEDQILSRELPDSVVIVGAGAIGMEFAYVMSNYGVEVTIVEFMDRLLPNEDEEVSKEIAKHYKKLGVKVLTGHKTTKVTDNGDSVEVEVEKNGEEGKSQTLTVDKVLMAVGFAPRVEGYGLDKTGVELTDRGAIAIDDNMRTNVKGIYALGDVTAKLQLAHVAEAQGVVAAETMAGAETQTLGDYRMMPRATFCQPQVASFGLTEAQARDEGYDVKVGKFPFSANGKAHGLGHAVGFVKVVADGTHGELLGAHLIGPDVSELLPELTLAQMWDLTAEDVARNVHTHPTLSEAMKEAVEGVSGHMINL from the coding sequence GTGGCTGACACTCATTACGACCTCATCGTCCTCGGCGCGGGCCCCGGCGGCTACGTCGCCGCAATCCGCGCCTCGCAGCTCGGCCTCAAGGTGGCCGTGATCGAGGAGAAGTACTGGGGTGGGGTGTGCCTCAACGTGGGCTGCATCCCCTCGAAGGCGCTGCTTCGCAACGCCGAGCTCGCCAACACGGTGTTGCGTGACGCCAAGACGTTCGGGATCTCCGGTGACGTCTCCTTCGACTACGGGGTCGCCCACGACCGCAGCCGCAAGGTCTCGGACAACATCGTCAAGGGTGTCCACTTCCTCATGAAGAAGAACAAGATCACCGAGATCGACGGTTTCGGGAAGTTCACCGACGACAAGACGATCGACGTCGACGGCACCTCGTACACCTTCGACAACTGCATCATCGCGACCGGTTCGGTGGTCAAGACGCTGCCCGGGATCGAGTTGAGCGAGAACGTGGTGGACTACGAGGACCAGATCCTCTCCCGCGAGCTGCCGGACTCGGTCGTGATCGTCGGCGCCGGGGCCATCGGCATGGAGTTCGCGTACGTCATGTCCAACTACGGCGTCGAGGTCACGATCGTCGAGTTCATGGACCGCCTCCTGCCGAACGAGGACGAGGAGGTCTCCAAGGAGATCGCCAAGCACTACAAGAAGCTCGGGGTGAAGGTCCTGACCGGGCACAAGACCACCAAGGTCACCGACAACGGCGACTCGGTGGAGGTGGAGGTCGAGAAGAACGGTGAGGAGGGCAAGTCCCAGACCCTGACCGTGGACAAGGTGCTGATGGCCGTGGGGTTCGCGCCCCGCGTCGAGGGCTACGGCCTGGACAAGACCGGCGTCGAGCTCACCGACCGCGGCGCCATCGCCATCGACGACAACATGCGGACCAACGTCAAGGGCATCTACGCGCTCGGCGACGTCACCGCCAAGCTGCAGCTGGCCCATGTGGCCGAGGCGCAGGGCGTCGTGGCCGCCGAGACCATGGCCGGTGCCGAGACCCAGACGCTGGGCGACTACCGGATGATGCCGCGCGCCACCTTCTGCCAGCCGCAGGTGGCCTCGTTCGGGCTGACCGAGGCCCAGGCCCGCGACGAGGGTTACGACGTCAAGGTGGGCAAGTTCCCCTTCTCGGCCAACGGCAAGGCCCACGGGCTCGGCCACGCGGTCGGGTTCGTCAAGGTCGTGGCCGACGGGACACACGGCGAACTGCTCGGCGCGCACCTCATCGGTCCCGACGTCTCCGAGCTGCTGCCCGAGCTGACCCTGGCGCAGATGTGGGACCTCACCGCCGAGGACGTCGCACGCAACGTGCACACCCACCCGACCCTGTCGGAGGCCATGAAGGAAGCAGTCGAGGGCGTCAGCGGCCACATGATCAACCTCTAG
- a CDS encoding alpha/beta fold hydrolase, protein MTKTDDPHRIELRHADGSTSPLLIVEADARDSGRPAVLVLPGIAVGARYYLPLARALAARGVDVAITELRGQGESTHRIGRGGGAAGYHESAAEDVPLALDAIQRELGVRRVVLLGHSMGAQIGVYHLARHDPRVVGLVAVAAQSPFHRGYPRRVGRRLRLGAILLPAIGWLAGHVPGQFFGASGRIPADRISDWSRLAATGAMQPARADLDYRAGLARVTVPALSVVIAEDPLAPESAARGLLAMLPAARTSLEVEPEALGHNTWARKPAEVVARVLAWMDREVALSPSLDDDEVADA, encoded by the coding sequence ATGACCAAGACCGACGACCCCCACCGGATCGAACTCCGGCACGCGGACGGCAGCACGAGCCCACTGTTGATCGTGGAAGCCGATGCGCGGGACTCCGGCAGACCCGCCGTCCTGGTCCTGCCCGGCATCGCCGTCGGCGCCCGGTACTACCTCCCGCTGGCCCGGGCGCTCGCCGCCCGGGGGGTGGACGTGGCGATCACAGAGCTGCGGGGGCAGGGCGAGAGCACCCACCGCATCGGCCGCGGCGGGGGAGCGGCGGGATACCACGAGAGCGCCGCCGAGGACGTCCCGCTGGCGTTGGACGCGATCCAGCGCGAGCTCGGGGTGCGGCGCGTGGTGCTTCTGGGCCACAGCATGGGCGCCCAGATCGGGGTCTATCACCTGGCGCGGCACGATCCCCGCGTGGTGGGCCTGGTGGCGGTGGCGGCGCAGTCCCCGTTTCACCGCGGATATCCCCGGCGAGTGGGCCGGCGCCTGCGCCTGGGCGCGATCCTGCTCCCCGCCATCGGCTGGTTGGCGGGGCACGTGCCGGGACAGTTCTTCGGCGCGAGCGGCAGGATCCCGGCCGACCGCATCAGCGACTGGTCCCGCCTCGCGGCCACGGGCGCCATGCAGCCGGCGCGCGCCGACCTCGACTACCGGGCAGGCCTGGCCCGCGTGACGGTCCCGGCGCTGTCGGTGGTGATCGCCGAGGACCCGCTCGCCCCCGAGAGCGCGGCCCGCGGCCTGCTGGCGATGCTGCCCGCCGCCCGGACGAGCCTGGAGGTGGAGCCGGAGGCGCTCGGCCACAACACGTGGGCGCGCAAGCCCGCCGAGGTGGTGGCCCGGGTGCTGGCGTGGATGGACCGGGAGGTGGCGCTCAGTCCGTCACTGGACGACGACGAGGTAGCCGACGCCTGA